TTGAAGGAGACAGTTTAATTCTATGGCAGGCATGTAATGCTTCAAAGAAATTGCTGATGAGAACACTGGGAACCAGGTATCTCAGGCTTGATCGTCGTGTGGACGGTTATGCCCGCCTTTCCCCATCCATCCTCAGAGAGTTTTTGACATATTCGGTAATAGGGCTTGACTATGAACCAGACGCACTTGCCCGAAGGGCTCAGGAGATTGAGCATCATATTGAGGAGGTGAGTAGATCAAAATTTGAACTGGCTCATAACATTGTTTCTGATGTGAGAAGGCAGCTTGAGGATGAATGGCCAGAGGACCATCGGGTCTGCTTTATCGTTGCCGGGGACATTGTCTATAATATGGCCCATGATGTCCCTCGTCCAGAGAAGAGTACCGGGAAAATGGTCCAGGGCTCAGATATCGATTTAATTGTTGTTGTGGATGACCAGCTCTCTGATGATTTTATCAAAAGGCTTGATGATTCTATCTACCACGAAAAACACAGAATTCTCATTGCACCTTCTTTGAAGGAAGAGATCGATTATGTCGTGAAAAGATTGAAGCGAGTAAGGGATCAGGTCCGCTTTGACACCTTTAAGCATATGGTGGCGTGTAAGATTCTTCAGGAAGGGATGTTGCTTTATGGCAGCGAAGATCTTTTTCATACCATAAAAGATATGTTGTATGAATACGGGGTTACAGAAAAACTGAACAACCTCGAAAAACTGGCTATAGCCTTACGGAACGATGTAGAGGAATATCTCCTTGGTAGCGATCTGGATAAGATAAAAAGAGAGGACCTGTACCTTTTTTATTCAGCTGAAGAATCAGAGGAATTTGAATAGGGAAAGAAAAAAAGGCTTCAATGTTCCCCTTTATTAAAGTATCGAGAGCTTTTTGAAGGCTTCAAGTTTATCCCTATCCCCTAATTTTGCTTTATCAAGGCATGTTTTTAAAAATTCTATAGATTGTTCATAGCCTTTTTTCTGAACAGGGAAGGGATAACCATCCTTGCCACCGTGAGCAAAACTGAACCGTGCAGGGTCTTTAAAGCTTGGAGGGGTTTTATATACAAGTTCAGATATAAGTGCAAGGGCAGAGATAGTTCTTGGGCCAACGCCGTTTATCTGGATGAGGTCTTTAAACGATACCGGTTGAGATTCATGTATGACCCTGAACATCTTAAACAAACGTTTTTCATTTATATCAGTGGATTTTATATAATGCCTCTCTGGCATGGCAAAGGAGATTTTATTCCAGGTTTTTATCATGGTATCGGGATACTCTTTCACAAAATCAACCATAGAACCCCTTGCCCCCTCACTTTCCCTGGCAACAAGATTTAGCACATCCTTCCTTTCATCACAGGTAATGCCTGTATGGGGATCTGAGGTCACAT
The DNA window shown above is from Pseudomonadota bacterium and carries:
- a CDS encoding DUF763 domain-containing protein, producing TFIFTKKGGWAIVQQGMNGQEKRARRYQWLSRDNLDVTSDPHTGITCDERKDVLNLVARESEGARGSMVDFVKEYPDTMIKTWNKISFAMPERHYIKSTDINEKRLFKMFRVIHESQPVSFKDLIQINGVGPRTISALALISELVYKTPPSFKDPARFSFAHGGKDGYPFPVQKKGYEQSIEFLKTCLDKAKLGDRDKLEAFKKLSIL